DNA sequence from the Hyphomicrobiales bacterium genome:
CTGCCCTCGGCGAAGCCGCCGCGCACGAAGATGCGCGCCTCGGGCTCGCCTTCCATGGTGACCTTCAGCACGCCGGGCTTCAGCGTCGACATGATCGGCGCGTGGCCGGAAAGGAAGGTGAACTCGCCCTCCATGCCCGGCACCACCACCTCGCCGGCCTCGCCGGAGAGCAGAAGCCGCTCCGGGCTGACCAGCTCGAACTTGAAGCTCTTGGCCATGCCTCGATCCTGGCTCGGCGCGCCTAAGCCGCCTCGGCGGCCAGCCGCTCGGCCTTCTCCACCGCCTCCTCGATGGTGCCGACCATGTAGAAGGCGGCCTCCGGCAGGTGGTCGTATTCGCCGTCCACCAGCCCCTTGAAGCCCTTGATGGTGTCGGCGAGATCGACCAGCTTGCCGGGCGTGCCGGTGAACACCTCGGCGACGAAGAAAGGCTGCGACAGGAAGCGCTCGATCTTTCGCGCGCGGGCGACCGCAATCTTGTCCTCCTCCGACAATTCGTCCATGCCGAGAATGGCGATGATGTCCTGCAAGGCCTTGTAGCGCTGCAGCGTCTCCTGGACGCGGCGGGCGACGCGGTAGTGCTCCTCGCCGATGATGCGCGGATCGAGCATCCGGCTCG
Encoded proteins:
- a CDS encoding F0F1 ATP synthase subunit epsilon, which translates into the protein MAKSFKFELVSPERLLLSGEAGEVVVPGMEGEFTFLSGHAPIMSTLKPGVLKVTMEGEPEARIFVRGGFAEGSPESLTVLAEQAVPMDELDAGALAEEVQNAQDDVADAKDEETRARRQERLDQLKELQAALRL